The sequence ATAACTAATACTACTTGATCCGAGATTTAGGGAAGAGTATTCTTGAGATGTTGTTTCTGGCATGCATTTGAATCGCGCTTAGTGACATGTCTTCTTTTTGATAACAGCATGAAACAGGAAGATTTTCGAAACGCGTTTCAACACTAAAGAGAGATTTCCCCTCGGGGACCGGCTGGAAAAGACTTGTATGATATAAACTGCCTGATTGTAATATTGAACTATCAGAAGAGAGGGGTAGCAAAGAGTGTGATGTCTACCGCAATCGATATTGCAAGGAGTTTTTCAGGAAAAGGAATAGTTGCGTTTGGATACACGGATCCGAAATGGTACCTTCCAGTCCTGTTCTTTGAGAAGTTCGGTTACCAAGATCTCCAGAAACTGAGATGAGAGACTGATGATGCTTACTTTGTCTAGCAAACCTGAGATGCCGAAACAGATGGTGAGCAAGTATTCTTATGCTCCTGTTAAGGAGAAGATTGTGGTGGATCTCTTCTTCGACAATTCCTGTTCAATCAGTGAAATAGAGGCATACAGAGTTATGAGAGTTGTAGAGGAATTTGGAGGAGATGTCATTCTGAATACTCACGAAATTGAAGAGCAGGGGAGCCAAGGAAGAATTCGGATTGCCACGAGCGATTTTTATCAGTGGGAAGGAGATATTCTGGGGATATGAAGCTCCTGAGAGCGGAATAAGGGAAGCAACTGCTAATGCGATCAACTGTACTTAAGTGTTTCATTCACCTTGGGGGAATCCTGGGGTAAGTCAACAAGAGATAAGAGATCAGATATATGAAGACAAGGAAATTGTGCTCGAATATTGCGTTCTTCGATAAATTCTATGGTCAATCCCTGTGATCTTCTTAGAGACAAAACGACCTTGTGGAAAAAACTCAACTTCTAATTAAACGGTGAAACAAAGAGACTCTTCGAATCACTTCATATTGGAGGTGCCCATCATATAATAGTGGAGACACAGTATCGGCATTTACTGAGAGTATATGTTTTGCGAGGTGATACCTATGACGGCAATTTGGAAGGGAAAAGTCATTGCAGATAGTGACCAGACAATCGTAATTGAGGGTAATCATTACTTTCCTCCGTGGACAGTAAACAGAGATTTCCTTGAACATAGCGATTTCACTACCATATGCCACTGGAAGGGTGAAGCTCACTATTACAACATCATTGTCGACGGCGAAAAAAACGAAAATGCGGCCTGGTACTATCCCGAACCTATGGAAAAGGCAACAAACATCAAGAATTACCTGGCCTTTTGGAAGGGTGTCAAGGTTGAATGAGCAAGTTATGTGAAAGGAAAAGCGATGCCGGTAGGCATCGCTTATTTTACTATCTCCTTGCATCACTCTTCCTTCTTGTTTTTCGAAAAGGCCTTCTTTAGTAGGTCAAGAGCAGGACCACCAAGAAAGACTAGAACTATCAGAATGAAAAGAACAAGTGAGATCGGTCTTGTGAAAAACTGATCCATGCTTCCTCCTGTTTTGATAAGTCCAACTCTTAGATTGTCCTCTACCATAGGGCCTAGAATCAAGCCGAGTATCATCGGAGCCAACGGAACAGACAGTCTTTCAAACATAAATCCAATGAAGCCAAATAGCAACATCACATAGATATCGAAATAACTGTTCCTGATTGCGAACGATCCGATCATAGAAAAAAGGACGACTGCAGTCAAAACAACGCTTGTTTTCATCTTCAGAACGAACGCAAATGCTTTGATTCCAAGATAGCCGATTGGTATAAGCAAGATATTTGCCAGGATTGCAATACTAAATACTCCGTTTACCAAATCGGGCGATTCGATGAATATCAATGGACCGGGTTTCAGACCGTACATGAGCATCGCTCCGAGAACTATTGCTGTAATAGTATCTCCTGGAACGCCGAAGACAAGGGCGGGAATCCATGTCCCACCAAGGGCTGCATTGTTCGCGCTTGTTGGAGCAATTACTCCCTTGATATTTCCCTTACCAAAGTCTTCACTGTTTCTTGAAGTCTTCTTCTCAACGCCGTAGGCCACCCACGACGCAATGTCTGCTCCAGCTCCGGGAAGAGCTCCCACGAAAGTACCGACAAATGCAGACTTAATAAGCGTCCACTTGTTCTGCCAGATTATTCGAAGAGCTTCGAGCGGAGATATCTTCACTTTCTCGGTGATAGGAGGCAGCTGGAGCTTAGAGGCGCCCTGCTGAACACGTTTCAGCACCTCGGAGATTCCGAATAAGCCTATCATAACCGGGATAAAGCCGAGACCATCCATTAGCTCAATATTGCTGAATGTATATCTTGGGAAGCCGGTTGTAACATCTATTCCAATAGTGGAAATTGCCAAACCAAGTACTGCAGAAGTAAGCCCTTTCACCATATTTCCTTTGCTGAGAACTGCACTCATGCTGAGGCCAAAAAGACCGAGCCAGAAGTATTCAAAGTTAGTGAATTGAAGAGCAAAGTTTGCCAGAGGCGGCGCAACCAATATCAGTAGCAGTATCCCTATCAATCCTCCAATTGCCGAGCAAAAGAGATCCAGGGTGAGTGCCAGAGATCCTTTACCCTTCTTAGCCAACTCAAATCCATCGAGAGCGGCAGCTCCAGAAGCAGGCGTTCCCGGGATTCTTAGAAATGTAGCGGGAATATCACCCGAAAAAATAGAAGTAAATGAAACTCCGAGGACCATTCCAAGACCGGCGAGAGGAGTCATGTAGTAACTGATCGGAATTATCAAAGCCACGGCCATTGTTGCCGTAAGTCCAGGTAGACCACCTACGAAAATTCCAAACGTCATTGCCATGAGGACTGGGAAGATAACGTCAGGGCTGAAGACTGCTAATACTGCGTCCATCTGTTCACCCCCTGACAATGTTCATGATTATTCCTTCTGGAAGAGGAATTCTGAACAAAGTGCCAAAAACGAGAAAGATCATAACTGCAAGTATTGTTGAATATATGATTGAGCGAAGAACTTTCACATTTAGAACGATCATCAAAATCGATGACACAATTATTGTCCCAAGAATGAAGCCCAAAAACTCGATAATCGGCACAAAGAAAACAATCGATGCAATTACCGCAACAATATTCTTAATTCCCTCAAGAGTGAATTTTTCCTCAAAAGCAATAGCTGAATCCTTTGGTAACTTCTTCATCTTTATCATCACAGCGCTCTTAATGATGAAGTAAATGCCGAA comes from Mesotoga sp. UBA6090 and encodes:
- a CDS encoding DUF427 domain-containing protein, with the protein product MTAIWKGKVIADSDQTIVIEGNHYFPPWTVNRDFLEHSDFTTICHWKGEAHYYNIIVDGEKNENAAWYYPEPMEKATNIKNYLAFWKGVKVE
- a CDS encoding tripartite tricarboxylate transporter permease; this translates as MDAVLAVFSPDVIFPVLMAMTFGIFVGGLPGLTATMAVALIIPISYYMTPLAGLGMVLGVSFTSIFSGDIPATFLRIPGTPASGAAALDGFELAKKGKGSLALTLDLFCSAIGGLIGILLLILVAPPLANFALQFTNFEYFWLGLFGLSMSAVLSKGNMVKGLTSAVLGLAISTIGIDVTTGFPRYTFSNIELMDGLGFIPVMIGLFGISEVLKRVQQGASKLQLPPITEKVKISPLEALRIIWQNKWTLIKSAFVGTFVGALPGAGADIASWVAYGVEKKTSRNSEDFGKGNIKGVIAPTSANNAALGGTWIPALVFGVPGDTITAIVLGAMLMYGLKPGPLIFIESPDLVNGVFSIAILANILLIPIGYLGIKAFAFVLKMKTSVVLTAVVLFSMIGSFAIRNSYFDIYVMLLFGFIGFMFERLSVPLAPMILGLILGPMVEDNLRVGLIKTGGSMDQFFTRPISLVLFILIVLVFLGGPALDLLKKAFSKNKKEE
- a CDS encoding tripartite tricarboxylate transporter TctB family protein, which gives rise to MNVKNILFGVFLILLAALIFYFGWSFPAYKIRGETLPGPKFFPFTLAVILIIFGIYFIIKSAVMIKMKKLPKDSAIAFEEKFTLEGIKNIVAVIASIVFFVPIIEFLGFILGTIIVSSILMIVLNVKVLRSIIYSTILAVMIFLVFGTLFRIPLPEGIIMNIVRG